In a genomic window of Vigna angularis cultivar LongXiaoDou No.4 chromosome 6, ASM1680809v1, whole genome shotgun sequence:
- the LOC108343279 gene encoding plant UBX domain-containing protein 4, with protein MASRDNKKASSSQAGRIRTLADLNRPSTDSDSDSDGPQEYYTGGEKSGMLVQDPSKGNDVDAIFNQARQLGAVERPLDQLQEPQRSTSFAGTGRLLSGETAQSTNNQQPESVVHNIVFWSNGFTVNDGPLRRLDDPENASFLESIKKSECPKELEPADRRSSVNVNLIRRNENYPEPVKQHVPFQGVGRTLGSSSTSVPTASSTPPTTAPSPSAGLVVDQSLPSTSIQVRLADGTRLISHFNHHHVISDIRAFIDASRPGSRQNYQLQIMGFPSRVLTDETQTIEQAGLANSVVIQKF; from the exons ATGGCGTCACGGGACAACAAAAAGGCATCGAGCAGCCAAGCAGGCAGGATTCGCACTCTCGCCGATCTGAACCGTCCGTCCACCGATTCGGACAGCGACTCCGATGGCCCTCAGGAGTACTACACCGGAGGGGAGAAGAG TGGAATGCTTGTCCAGGATCCTTCAAAGGGAAATGATGTGGATGCAATTTTCAATCAAGCTAGGCAACTTGGTGCTGTCGAAAGGCCTCTTGATCAGCTTCAGGAGCCCCAGAGGTCAACTAGCTTTGCTGGAACTGGCAGGTTACTATCGGGGGAAACTGCACAGTCAACAAATAATCAGCAACCCGAGTCTGTTGTTCACAACATTGTTTTCTGGAGTAATGGTTTCACTGTAAACGATGGACCTTTGAGGAGATTGGACGACCCTGAAAATGCTTCTTTTTTAGAG AGTATAAAGAAATCTGAGTGTCCCAAAGAGCTTGAACCTGCAGATAGGAGGTCATCTGTTAATGTTAACCTCATAAGAAGGAATGAGAATTATCCT GAACCCGTAAAGCAGCATGTTCCATTTCAAGGAGTGGGAAGAACTCTTGGAAGCAGCTCTACATCTGTGCCAACTGCTTCCTCAACACCTCCAACCACTGCGCCATCTCCTTCTGCGGGCCTGGTTGTTGATCAATCACTGCCATCGACCTCAATACAAGTTAGGTTGGCTGATGGAACCCGCTTGATATCACATTTTAATCATCACCACGTGATCAGTGACATCCGTGCCTTCATTGATGCATCTAGACCTGGTAGTCGGCAGAATTATCAACTTCAGATAATGGGTTTCCCCTCAAGGGTTCTAACTGATGAAACTCAGACCATAGAACAGGCAGGACTGGCAAATTCAGTTGTCATACAGAAATTCTAG
- the LOC108343563 gene encoding plant UBX domain-containing protein 4 — protein sequence MASRDNKKASRASSSRTGKIRTLSDLNRPSADSDSDSDGPQEYYTGGEKSGMLVQDPSKGNDVDAIFNQARQLGAIERPLDQLQEPPRSTSFTGTGRLLSGETAQSTTNPQPEAVVHNIVFWSNGFTVNDGPLRRLDDPENASFLESIKKSECPKELEPADRRSSVNVNLIRRNENYPEPERQHVPFQGVGRTLGSSSTSVAPDPTVASTPSANLVVDQSLPSTSIQIRLADGTRLISQFNHHHTISDIRAFIDASRPGSRQHYQLQMMGFPPKVLTDETQSIEQAGLANSVVIQKF from the exons ATGGCCTCGCGGGACAACAAGAAGGCATCGAGGGCGTCGAGCAGCCGAACAGGCAAAATTCGCACTCTCTCCGATCTCAACCGTCCTTCCGCCGATTCCGACAGCGACTCAGATGGCCCTCAGGAGTACTACACCGGCGGCGAGAAGAG TGGAATGCTTGTCCAGGATCCTTCAAAGGGAAATGACGTGGATGCAATTTTCAATCAAGCTAGGCAACTTGGTGCTATTGAAAGGCCTCTTGATCAGCTTCAGGAACCTCCAAGGTCAACTAGCTTTACAGGAACTGGCAGGTTACTCTCGGGGGAAACTGCACAGTCTACTACTAACCCGCAACCTGAGGCTGTTGTTCACAACATTGTTTTCTGGAGTAATGGTTTCACTGTAAATGATGGACCTTTGAGGAGATTGGATGATCCTGAAAATGCATCATTTCTGGAG AGCATAAAAAAATCCGAGTGTCCCAAAGAGCTTGAACCTGCAGATAGGAGGTCATCTGTTAACGTTAACCTCATAAGAAGGAATGAGAACTATCCT GAACCCGAAAGGCAGCATGTTCCATTTCAGGGAGTGGGAAGAACTCTTGGAAGCAGCTCTACATCAGTGGCTCCTGACCCAACTGTGGCCTCAACTCCTTCTGCAAATCTGGTTGTTGATCAATCACTGCCGTCGACCTCAATACAAATCAGGTTGGCTGATGGAACCCGCTTGATATCACAATTTAATCATCATCACACCATCAGCGACATCCGTGCCTTCATTGATGCATCTAGACCTGGGAGTCGGCAGCATTATCAACTTCAGATGATGGGTTTCCCCCCAAAGGTTCTAACTGATGAAACTCAGAGCATAGAGCAGGCAGGACTGGCAAATTCAGTTGTCATACAGAAATTCTAG